TTGTTCCGGTTGGCAAGCTTCCTCAGATGCTTTTGAGATACGTCATTCTGCGCCTCCACCCATATCCGTACCTCTGGCCGGTCGATCTCCTCCAGCCATTGGTATTCATCCATTACCTGGTATCCATGATATTCATTGATGGTAGGTCGCTTGATTGTTGGCGGGTATTCCAGGCTTTGACTATTGATAGAAAAAGAGGTCAGGATAATTGATGAGAGTAGAAGTGACGGCAGGTAGGGTAGTCTGAGCATGTTAAGCATTTTCTTTTCAAACAGTTAAGTAAGGTAGATTCCCTCAAACTTTATTTCAAAATAATCCAACCTTTTAGATACACGGTAAGTTCTACCTGCAATTAACAGAGATATGAAAGAGCAAGGAAGAATTCCGGTGGGTAAGGTGTCAAGGGCTGCCAAATTTGTGAAAACAGGCGCCAAGGTTGGAGGAAACTATGTGAAGCACTATGGACGAAAGATCATGGATAAAAATGCCTCCCGTGAGCAGCTGGATCAGGACAATGCAGAGGATATTTATGAATCACTCAGTGAGCTTAAGGGCAGCGCCCTGAAGGTAGCTCAGATGCTGTCCATGGATAAGAATTTATTACCAACAGCCTACCAGGATAAGTTTGCCATGAGTCAGTATAGCGCACCGCCATTGTCTTATCCTTTGGTAGTAAAGACCTTTCAGAAATACTTTGGAATGGCACCGACGGAACGGTTTAATTCCTTCTCCAAAAGCGCTGTAAATGCAGCATCTATTGGTCAGGTGCATAAGGCCACTTTGGGAGATAAAACACTTGCTGTAAAGATCCAGTATCCGGGCATATCAGATAGCGTCCGGTCAGACCTGAAGCTGGTCAAACCATTTGCTCTCCGGCTCTTTGGACTGAACGAGCGAGAGCTGGATCAGTATATGGATGAGGTAGAAGGTAAACTGCTGGAAGAAACCGATTATGAGCTAGAGGTCTCCCGATCCAAGCGGATTTCTGAGGCTTGTCAGGCGATACCAAACTTGTTGTTCCCGCAGTATTATGAAGAGCACTCTGCTGCTCGCATCATCACCATGGACTGGCTGGAGGGGCAGCACATTCGCGAGTTTCTGACCACCAATCCTACACAGGAAATCAGGGATCAGATAGGGCAGGCTATGTGGGAATTCTACCATCATCAGATCCATCATATCAAGGCCGTTCATGCGGACCCGCATCCCGGAAATTTCCTAATGCGGCCCGATGGAACTTTAGGTATCATCGACTTTGGATGTGTAAAAGAAATCCCGGAGGATTTCTATACGGCCTATTTCAAATTGATGAATAAATGCCTTCTTCAGGACGATCTGGAATTGGTACCGGTTCTTTATGATTTGAGCTTCATTTATGCTGACGACTCTGATAAAGAGAAACAACTCTATGTATCCCTATTTAAGGAGATGATGGGACTTCTTGGTCGCCCCTTTCATACTGATTTTTTCGACTTCTCGGATGATGCATATTTTAAGAAAATTTACGAACTCAGTGAACGACTGGGAAGTATGAAGGAGCTTCGAAACTCCAGACATGCCAGAGGTTCGAGACACGGTCTTTATATCAATCGCACATACTTTGGATTGTACCAGCTTCTCAATATGCTGGGAGCCAAAATCCGTACGAGTAAACCTGATTGGTTGAAGTAATTCGGTGGTCATTTCATTTATCCTTAGGGTTTAGCTATCTTTTGAGAATGAAGACAACATACCTGATTTTTGCATTGGCCATGGCCCTCATTTCATGTGATAATCCCAGTGTTTTGGAGCTGGGCGAAAAATGGCAATCTATTGAGCGAGATTTGCAAACTCAGCTCATCACAGCTGGAGATAGTGCGGTCATAGAACTGCCAGAAGGCCACTTTATGTTTACAAAATCACTTTTGGTGGATGGTAATAAATACCTGACTATCAAGGGGCAAGGTATAGATAAAACAATTCTCTCTTTTGAGATGCAGGAAGAGGGTGCTGAAGGCCTTAAAATTGCTAATGGAGTTAGCATTATCATTGAAAATTTCACAATAGAGAATGCCAAGGGTGATAATATCAAGGTCACAGATACCAGGGGAATTACCATCCGAAACGTTAAGTCGCAGTGGACTGGTACCCCAGAGGAATCTAACGGGGCCTATGCATTTTACCCCGTCCTATCCAGCAATGTGCTGGTAGAAAATTGTATTGCTATCGGGGCCTCCGATGCGGGGATTTATGTAGGGCAATCAGACAGTGTGATCATCAGAAACAACGAAGCCTACTACAACGTGGCAGGCATAGAAAGTGAGAATTCCCGATGGGTGGAAATCTATGGAAATCATGCCCATGACAACACTGGTGGGGTCCTTGTTTTTGATCTCCCCGGCCTTACCCAATATGGCCACACCACGAGGGTGTTTAGCAATAACATCTATGAGAATAATTTCAGAAATTTTGCACCGAAAGGCAATGTGGTGGCTACCGTTCCTCCCGGCACTGGTGTCATGCTTTTGGCCACCCGAAACATTGAGATTTTCGATAACCTCATCGCAGACAATCGGACTATAGGTACGGCCATAGCCAGCTATGACCTGGTGGAAGCAATGGCTACAGCTGAGGAGTCACAGTTGAACGAAAACATAGAAAAGTCCAAAAAGGATGTAGGCTACGATCCTTATCCTAATGAAGTTTACATACACAATAATGTCTACAAGAATAGCTTCTGGTTTCCTACGTGGAAGAATGATTTCGGCTTGCTGTTTACTATGAAATTCCCATTTGTTACACCCGATATTGCTTGGGACGGAATCTCCCCGGATGGGTCTGACTTTGCGCTGTGTGTGGAGCAGGAAGATGTGAAGTTCGCCAACCTGGATGCTGCGAATGATTTTGAAAATCTCACCACCGACCTGGGGCGGTTCAGCTGTGTGGGAAACTTCGTTGATCCTATTTTTTAGAGATGAAAATTATCAGCTTACTCTTATTGGTGGTTGTTTTTATGGGTTGTGATTCCACACCCAAAAAGAAGGTGATAGAAGAGGTAAACCTGGTGGGTACAGTGGGGCTGGATCAGCCAGAAAAGCTCTCCGATTGGGGCCTGTTTTCGAGGCCACTCAAGGAGCTGTCCCCGGCTGCAGGTGTGCTTCCGTATGACCTCAATTCTCCACTTTTTTCAGACTATGCTCAAAAGGCAAGGTTCGTTAAAATACAGGATGGTACCATGGCCATTTATGATTCCATGGAGGTCATGAATTTTCCGGTGGGAACCATTCTAATTAAGATTTTTTATTACGCGAACGATTTGAGAAAGACCGATGGAGAGCCAAGGATTATTGAAACGCGATTGCTGATACATGAGTCTCAAGGTTGGAATGCGCTCACCTATGTTTGGAACGATGAACAGTCAGAAGCCTTTTTGGAAATAGCTGGCAAGACTGTGCCGGTATCATGGACTGACGAGTCTGGAATTCTAAAAAGAGTAAACTATTCGGTGCCCAATCTTGTGCAGTGCAAGAGCTGCCATGAGCGCTCTGGTCAGATGGCGCCCATCGGTCCCTCGGCGCGGCAGCTCAATCGGGATTATACCTATGAGGCAGGCCTGGCGAATCAGCTGGATCACTGGGCAGAGGCTGGGATACTCTCCGGTTTACCCGATACACATCACCGACCGAAACTACCCGTATGGGATGACGAGCGCACCGGTGCGCTTGATTTGCGTGCCCGTGCCTGGTTGGAGACCAACTGTGCACATTGTCACCGTGCGGAGGGGCCTGCAAAGAACACCGGTCTTTACCTGACCTACACCGAAACGGACAGCTATAAGCTGGGTATCAACAAACCTCCGGTGGCCGCAGGGAGAGGTTCCGGAGGACTGACCTACGGTATTGTGCCCGGTCAGCCGGATCAATCGATCCTGGTTCATCGCATTGAGTCACTGGATCCCGGGGTAATGATGCCGGAGGTGGGTCGTAAAATGAGACATGAGGAAGGGATTGAACTCATTCGCCAATGGATCACTCAAATGGAGGCTGAGCGACATTTATGAGTTAATTTTTACCTTAGCAAACCTTTTCATCCGCCAGTGATGTTCTGAATTTTCAAAAACTTGAAAAATCTATGAAAGAATTGATAACGGCACCATGGCCCTGGTATGTGGCTGGGCCATTGATCACACTGGTAATGGTATTGATGCTTCTGTTTGGCAAAAGCTTCGGGATATCATCCACACTCAAAACGGTCTGTTCTATAGGCGGGGCTGGTCGCTGGAGTGACTTTTTTCGGTTCGACTGGAAGTCAGCTTCGTGGAACCTGTTTTTTGCGGCTGGGGCCATCATTGGTGGGTACATCGCTTCCTCGTATATGGCTCCGGAGCAGGCTATCGCGCTCAATCCCGCTACGGTGGCCTCTTTGCAGACTTACGGTATCGACAATGCCGGAGCGGAGTTTCTTCCCAGAGAGATTTTCAATCTTCAAAACCTCCTGACGGGGCAGGGCTTGATCTTCATGGTGCTGGGCGGTTTCATGGTAGGCTTTGGCACTCGTTATGCTGATGGCTGCACCTCAGGTCACGCCATCAGTGGCTTGAGCAATCTCCAGTGGCCCTCGCTGGTAGCTGTGGTTGGCTTCTTTATTGGCGGCCTTATTGTTACACACTTGATTTTACCCGGCATACTATGAGCAGGTTCAGATTTTTATTAGCAGGAGTGTTTTTTGGCATTGTATTGACCAAGGCAGAAGTGATCTCGTGGTATCGGATTTATGAAATGTTCCGGTTCGAATCCTTTCATATGTACGGGGTGATTGGCTCGGCGGTGGTGCTGGGGATTATTGCTGTCCAAATAATCAAAAGATTCAATATCAAGGATATTTCCGGTAACCCTATTGTGATACAGGAGAAGGCTAAAAGGTTTTGGCCTCCGCTGATTGGCGGAACCATCTTTGGTTTTGGTTGGGCACTGACCGGTGCGTGTCCCGGTCCTATATACATTCTCATCGGAAATGGATTTATGGCTTTTGGTGTCGTTTTTCTGGCGGCAGTGCTGGGCACCTTTGTGTATGGTCTGGTGATGGATAAGCTTCCGCAGAGGTAGGGCAATTAGTGTCAATCATTTTTGGTTATCTTTCGGAGACTAAACCCAAAAATGATATGAAATACACTGAAGGCATGCTGCGAGAGGGCGCACTGAAAGGAAAGACGATCCTCGTCACTGGTGGAGGTACCGGATTGGGCAAATCCATGGGCACCTATTTTTCGGAGTTGGGAGCCAACCTCATTATCACCAGCCGAAAACTGGATGTGCTGGAGGAAACAGCCAAAGAAATCTCTGATCAAACGGGAAACCCGGTGCTTCCGCTGGCTTGCGATGTACGCGAATATGATCAGGTCGAAAAGGCCATTGCAGACTCGAAGGCTCAGTTTGGCCACATAGACGTGTTGCTCAATAATGCGGCAGGCAACTTTATCAGCCCCACAGAGCGTCTTTCTCACAGGGCATTTGATACGGTGGTGGATATTGTGCTCAAAGGCTCTTACAATTTCACCCTGGCACTCGGCAAAGACTGGATTGCTGACAAACATCCGGGAAACATTCTCAGTATAGTCACGACTTACGCGTGGACAGGTTCGGGCTATGTGGTGCCTTCGGCTTGCGCCAAAGCCGGTGTACTGGCCATGACGAGATCATTGGCTGTGGAGTGGGCACACTATGGCATCAGAGCCAATGCCATCGCGCCAGGGCCATTTCCTACCAAAGGAGCATGGGACCGATTGCTACCAGGCGGGCTGAAGGAGAAATTTGATCCAGCCAACAAAGTACCTGTAGGCAGGGTAGGCGTGCATCAGGAGCTGGCCAACCTGGCTGCTTATCTGGTGTCGGATTATTCGGCCTATGTGAATGGTGAAGTAGTGACCATAGACGGAGGCGAGTGGCTCAAAGGTGCCGGAGAGATGAATCAACTGGACCAGGTGCCTGAAGAACTTTGGGATGCGATGGAGATGTCCAGAAAAGGAGGCTCAAAGATCAAAATGATGTGGGCATACCTGAATGGCATGCGCAAGATGAAGTTTAGGAGATAAGTAAAGACTGGCTGGAGTATCTCCAGCCGGTCACATTTTTCCATGATGGTTATGCCATTGCTTTCAGTCTGTTTACATCTAGCCAGGAGCCGGCATTTTCACAATCAACTCCCTGATGCCTGAGATAGGTATGGGCCTGACCACTGCGATTGCCACTGGCACAGCACAATAGTACGGTTCCTTTGATCTCTTTTATTTCCTGTACCCGCTGTGGGATTTCATTGAGGGGGATGTTGATGGAGCCTACCACATTTCCACCTTGAAATTCGCCAGGGGTTCTCACATCTATCACGGTAGCTCCCTGAGCCATAAGTTCTGAAATATTCATTTTGTTTTTTATTGCAAAGGAAGAGGCTCTGAGTATCATGTTTGGTAACAATGGTTACTTAAGCTCCTGAGTGGTACAGTTAACTTTGGCTTATGAAAAAATTACTTGAAAGCAATCAACTCCTTCGCACGTCCGGTCTGTTATCACTGACTTTGGGGCTAGCTCCTTTTGTGCCGGAGCCTCATGTTTGGGGCAAAGTCCAATGGGTTTTGGGTGGAGCTGCAGGCATGCAGCCTATGGATTATTTTGACTTGCTCCTGCACGGAACACCCTGGTTGCTGTTTTTTACACTTTTGATTTATCGGGGATTTCGCTATTTGCTCCCTGGCTAGTGGTGCCATATCTTAGGTCGTGAACAAAAAATCTGCTTTAGGGGTTCTACTCGTATATCAAAGCAGTATGAAAACACCGACCTATTCCCTTCTGTTTGTTTTCCTAATGTCTTGTGGTGCCATCAATGGCCCGGTGGCTGATGATATGCCAAAACCACATACCGAATTCATCAACTGTTTTTGTGATCAGTACAATTCCACCACAGACTGGGTTTACTGCACCCCTGTGAATGTGGACCTGGCCGGATTACCGATAGAAAGTGCAGTCATGAGTTATTCCGTCCGGATCACCAGAGGAGGCGATGTGCTGGAGGCTGAACTCTATGACGTCAAGGGCCAGCAAGCTATACCGCTGACCAGGGTGGAGTCGGTGATCGGGTATGTGATGCATACCCGAAAGACGGAAAACATTGCGGGTTATCTTCAGGATCATGCAAAAGAGCTTGTCATTCGCTTTCGGGTGAATAGGGAGGGAGCCGTGGGCTACATTTCTAATGGCTCGGGTATTCAGTTGACTTACAAAAATTGAGACAAAAAAAAGGGGAATATGAATGCTTTCATATTCCCCTTTTTCAGTCAAATCAATAAGGATTACTCGCCCGCTACAATCCAGGATTGAAGGACTTTATACTGACTTTCAGTGGGCTCTTCTACAAACTCAAGGAAGTGCTGATCCATTGTCTCGATTTGCAGTGCCTTGGCTTTGAGCTTTTTGCTCTTCACTTTACCATTTTTCTCACGTTTTACCACCACGGTCACCTTGGTGCCCGGAGTAGTGTTGGCTTTGAAATCACTGATGATCTTACGCACTGCTGACAGTTCAAAAGCCTGACCATTGAATTCAGTGATCACGTCGCCCACCTGATAGCCAAGATCTTTGGCGAAAGCATTGGCTTCCGAAAGGTCATCCACCATGATTTCTCTTTCTTCGGTAAGGGTGATCCCAATATCACCAAAAGTGATTTCACTGCCAGGTTTCTCTGCAATGTATTCTATGCCAGCCCAGCTGAGTACTTCTGCTATTGGCAATGGCGTGTCGCCACTTACATAAGTCCTTAGAAACTCACCCACCTCAGGGTAAGTAAGTGCCTCTATTACGCCGAACAACTCGTCATCTTCAAAAGACACCTGCATACCGTACTTTTTGGCCAGCTCTCTCATAAGCCACTGCAGGTCTTTTTCACCATCAGAGTACTTGATGAGGTAGAGGTCGAGGCACATCCCGATCAGTGCACCTTTGTAATACACGTTGGTGTACATTCTTTCAAATTCCGGTTCCAGGATTCGCTCACTCATTTCTGTGAAGGAAACATTAGGGAAACGGTCGGCGGTCCGGAGTTTGTCCTGAATCTCCTCCATGAAGGTCTCTGGCCCGTAGAGGTTGTATTTCACTTGCACATGCATGGAGCTGTATTCTGTCACGCCTTCATATAGCCAAAGGTGCTTGGACATTTCAGGCTCTATGTAGTTGAACTCACCGATTTCCTTAGAATGGATATTCAAGGGTGTGACGATGTGAAAAAACTCATGGGCCGCCACGTCTCTTACCGTTTGACCAATCCTATCAGCGCCCGCTTCAGGAAGTGAATATACAGACGAGTAGCTGTGCTCCAGTGCGCCCATCGCACCGGATAGGGTGCCATCATCGTTGAGGTAGATGAGGTAGGCGTATCTGTCTACCGGCAGTTGCC
This Marinoscillum sp. 108 DNA region includes the following protein-coding sequences:
- a CDS encoding AarF/ABC1/UbiB kinase family protein, coding for MNRDMKEQGRIPVGKVSRAAKFVKTGAKVGGNYVKHYGRKIMDKNASREQLDQDNAEDIYESLSELKGSALKVAQMLSMDKNLLPTAYQDKFAMSQYSAPPLSYPLVVKTFQKYFGMAPTERFNSFSKSAVNAASIGQVHKATLGDKTLAVKIQYPGISDSVRSDLKLVKPFALRLFGLNERELDQYMDEVEGKLLEETDYELEVSRSKRISEACQAIPNLLFPQYYEEHSAARIITMDWLEGQHIREFLTTNPTQEIRDQIGQAMWEFYHHQIHHIKAVHADPHPGNFLMRPDGTLGIIDFGCVKEIPEDFYTAYFKLMNKCLLQDDLELVPVLYDLSFIYADDSDKEKQLYVSLFKEMMGLLGRPFHTDFFDFSDDAYFKKIYELSERLGSMKELRNSRHARGSRHGLYINRTYFGLYQLLNMLGAKIRTSKPDWLK
- a CDS encoding rhodanese-like domain-containing protein, with protein sequence MNISELMAQGATVIDVRTPGEFQGGNVVGSINIPLNEIPQRVQEIKEIKGTVLLCCASGNRSGQAHTYLRHQGVDCENAGSWLDVNRLKAMA
- a CDS encoding DUF6691 family protein, with protein sequence MSRFRFLLAGVFFGIVLTKAEVISWYRIYEMFRFESFHMYGVIGSAVVLGIIAVQIIKRFNIKDISGNPIVIQEKAKRFWPPLIGGTIFGFGWALTGACPGPIYILIGNGFMAFGVVFLAAVLGTFVYGLVMDKLPQR
- a CDS encoding parallel beta-helix domain-containing protein → MKTTYLIFALAMALISCDNPSVLELGEKWQSIERDLQTQLITAGDSAVIELPEGHFMFTKSLLVDGNKYLTIKGQGIDKTILSFEMQEEGAEGLKIANGVSIIIENFTIENAKGDNIKVTDTRGITIRNVKSQWTGTPEESNGAYAFYPVLSSNVLVENCIAIGASDAGIYVGQSDSVIIRNNEAYYNVAGIESENSRWVEIYGNHAHDNTGGVLVFDLPGLTQYGHTTRVFSNNIYENNFRNFAPKGNVVATVPPGTGVMLLATRNIEIFDNLIADNRTIGTAIASYDLVEAMATAEESQLNENIEKSKKDVGYDPYPNEVYIHNNVYKNSFWFPTWKNDFGLLFTMKFPFVTPDIAWDGISPDGSDFALCVEQEDVKFANLDAANDFENLTTDLGRFSCVGNFVDPIF
- a CDS encoding peptidase M61, with product MKKSVIAALMLLTLSWSYAQSEKYKVEIDLTATANDQVPVTIYTPSSDAEYLEYHMAKVVPGTYSISDFGRFVSDFKAFDKEGNSLQVDTLSINRWKIANGGQLHKITYLVDDTWDKFDGYGDNIVFEPGGTNINAEEKVFVLNTFGFIGYLDGLKFSPYEVSITHGENTFGATALRKKTVNATEDLFFADDFNFLADGPIMYSVPDTISRKIANANVLVSVFSPNKALSAAEVMDKIYDLMEAQSKYLGGQLPVDRYAYLIYLNDDGTLSGAMGALEHSYSSVYSLPEAGADRIGQTVRDVAAHEFFHIVTPLNIHSKEIGEFNYIEPEMSKHLWLYEGVTEYSSMHVQVKYNLYGPETFMEEIQDKLRTADRFPNVSFTEMSERILEPEFERMYTNVYYKGALIGMCLDLYLIKYSDGEKDLQWLMRELAKKYGMQVSFEDDELFGVIEALTYPEVGEFLRTYVSGDTPLPIAEVLSWAGIEYIAEKPGSEITFGDIGITLTEEREIMVDDLSEANAFAKDLGYQVGDVITEFNGQAFELSAVRKIISDFKANTTPGTKVTVVVKREKNGKVKSKKLKAKALQIETMDQHFLEFVEEPTESQYKVLQSWIVAGE
- a CDS encoding SO2930 family diheme c-type cytochrome, giving the protein MKIISLLLLVVVFMGCDSTPKKKVIEEVNLVGTVGLDQPEKLSDWGLFSRPLKELSPAAGVLPYDLNSPLFSDYAQKARFVKIQDGTMAIYDSMEVMNFPVGTILIKIFYYANDLRKTDGEPRIIETRLLIHESQGWNALTYVWNDEQSEAFLEIAGKTVPVSWTDESGILKRVNYSVPNLVQCKSCHERSGQMAPIGPSARQLNRDYTYEAGLANQLDHWAEAGILSGLPDTHHRPKLPVWDDERTGALDLRARAWLETNCAHCHRAEGPAKNTGLYLTYTETDSYKLGINKPPVAAGRGSGGLTYGIVPGQPDQSILVHRIESLDPGVMMPEVGRKMRHEEGIELIRQWITQMEAERHL
- a CDS encoding YeeE/YedE family protein yields the protein MKELITAPWPWYVAGPLITLVMVLMLLFGKSFGISSTLKTVCSIGGAGRWSDFFRFDWKSASWNLFFAAGAIIGGYIASSYMAPEQAIALNPATVASLQTYGIDNAGAEFLPREIFNLQNLLTGQGLIFMVLGGFMVGFGTRYADGCTSGHAISGLSNLQWPSLVAVVGFFIGGLIVTHLILPGIL
- a CDS encoding SDR family oxidoreductase; its protein translation is MKYTEGMLREGALKGKTILVTGGGTGLGKSMGTYFSELGANLIITSRKLDVLEETAKEISDQTGNPVLPLACDVREYDQVEKAIADSKAQFGHIDVLLNNAAGNFISPTERLSHRAFDTVVDIVLKGSYNFTLALGKDWIADKHPGNILSIVTTYAWTGSGYVVPSACAKAGVLAMTRSLAVEWAHYGIRANAIAPGPFPTKGAWDRLLPGGLKEKFDPANKVPVGRVGVHQELANLAAYLVSDYSAYVNGEVVTIDGGEWLKGAGEMNQLDQVPEELWDAMEMSRKGGSKIKMMWAYLNGMRKMKFRR